Within Populus trichocarpa isolate Nisqually-1 chromosome 6, P.trichocarpa_v4.1, whole genome shotgun sequence, the genomic segment tctatataataatcattgattatttaaataaaatttaaaacctttttcaaatttcattccacTTTGACCaaggatttctcagtcaatGTAATTTTAAGaacagataaaataatttttctaattcacctaagATGATGAACCCTTTTTTTATCACTTaagtaccttcatataattcatattatatCAAATGTATACCTTTTTGTTATCTCAATTAAGATAATATGTAATATAATCaaagtataatattttatatataagatatttagtgatttcaagtctaaaaaTCATGTACACAATCATCACACGAGCATTTCTATAGACATGAATGATTTGTCCATATAGAATTCTCATGCGAGTCAATTCATTGTGCATGTTTTATAacaaacacctacatattagttctagatatCATTTATATCTCAACTTAtaagaataattgttttttttaaataaaaaaaaacataatatatatcgaTCTCTACGACGCTaataaatatctattatttaaaagagcaccacaaatatttttgaatcaatattttgatgtaataaaaatctcataataataaaaattttataatttacaagatatttttgtcccatgaactttatctttactctaaattttttattctactattatataaatattaaaaataatttaaatttttattaataataaatatatattaatatgaatataataatatcatttctATCCGGCAAAATCCAACAGCCACTGCCGGTCAAGAAAGTCGAATGATACAATAGTATAAGCCTATTCAACAACCAAGAACACGaggcaaagaaacaaaattgatagGAGCCCCACATCAATTAACCAAACCTAAAAGcaacttcttgaaatattcctGGCTCCTAGCTCTCCTTGTGACCAAACTGCAAGCATTATttacaaaaactaataaagagaTCTAATGAATTTAGCAAACAAATTGATTTCTGAACAAAGGGCATCAATTTCTTCATTTCATCTATGTTAACAATATATGgaactatcttttttttttttcctttacaaaTAGAAACAGGAAAACGAGAATTAACCATAACAAGTTGAGGCAAGGGATACTTTTCCAGACTTGCCACAATACAGTACCTACAACTGGAATAATAAGAATGGACTCAAACCCTCAAAGCCACCTGATCTTGCCAAGTAATCTTCCTCTTCCCTGCCCTGCTGGATCCATTTCCAACATTCCTACAAGCTGATAACTTCCTTTCATTATGCATCTCATCACTAGCACCTCTCATCAAACTAATTTTTGGCTCCTCTGTTCTCAACATGTCACCGTTAACATGTTCTTCCTCTTCAGTCTGCAATGGAGTTAAATTATCATGTTAGCCCAAAATAGAAAGCAAATGCACGTGTTCAAAGCTCGGTAGTTAATAAcagttaataaataattaccGAAATTTCGTTCAAGTCAAAAATTGGAGTATTATTTTGAACAGTGGCTTCCTTGACACTGTAAGTCCTTTCCTTCTTGTTCAGGTCAGGAATTGTTGAGTTTAGCAATGCAACCTCCCTTCCAATGTGAGTCTTTTGCTTCTTGTTTAAGTCAAAAATTGGAGCAGGGTTTCGCAAAGTGGCTTCCCTTTCAATGTAAACCTTTCCTTTCTGGTTTAAATCAAAACGTGGAACTGGTGGTCTGAGAGAAGAATTATTTCCACAAGAGTTCTTctcctttagttttttactAGCAGTTACTAAGTTCTGTGGTTGCACAAAATTTTGCTCCATTGGGGGTTTCTGAGACTTGTTTTGTGTCAAGTACTTGTATCGTCGTCTCAAAAACCTACAATTCACAAGGTAAACACCACCCAAA encodes:
- the LOC7485251 gene encoding uncharacterized protein LOC7485251 gives rise to the protein MKKMKAAVAAMDFSPPSYAAMYEDPRIMLKHQSLMQDYDELYKETEAKKRKLQMMRQKKLTLMAEVRFLRRRYKYLTQNKSQKPPMEQNFVQPQNLVTASKKLKEKNSCGNNSSLRPPVPRFDLNQKGKVYIEREATLRNPAPIFDLNKKQKTHIGREVALLNSTIPDLNKKERTYSVKEATVQNNTPIFDLNEISTEEEEHVNGDMLRTEEPKISLMRGASDEMHNERKLSACRNVGNGSSRAGKRKITWQDQVALRV